Proteins from a single region of Psychrobacter cryohalolentis K5:
- a CDS encoding purine phosphorylase family 2: MTSTAVEITVKNAADIAIIGGSGLYQMQALTNKRSVKIETPYGEPSDDIVLGELNGVTVAFLTRHGQGHRLTPSEVPYRANIYALKTLGVRYIVSVSAVGSLQEKLRPLDMVIPDQMIDMTKQRVSTFFGDGAVAHVSMADPLSNL; the protein is encoded by the coding sequence ATGACTTCAACCGCAGTAGAAATTACGGTAAAAAACGCTGCCGATATCGCTATTATCGGCGGTAGCGGTCTGTATCAAATGCAAGCTTTGACCAATAAGCGCAGCGTTAAAATTGAGACACCCTATGGTGAGCCATCTGATGACATCGTGCTCGGTGAACTTAATGGCGTCACAGTTGCATTCTTAACGCGGCATGGTCAAGGACACAGGTTAACCCCCTCTGAGGTGCCTTATCGTGCCAACATCTATGCCTTAAAGACTTTAGGTGTACGCTATATCGTCTCAGTATCAGCGGTTGGCTCATTGCAAGAGAAGCTGAGACCATTAGATATGGTCATTCCCGATCAAATGATTGATATGACCAAGCAGAGAGTAAGCACGTTCTTTGGAGATGGTGCGGTCGCCCATGTGTCAATGGCTGACCCTTTATCGAATCTTTAA
- a CDS encoding GFA family protein: protein MSREFTPQEGSCSCYSNTYTINNQPIGRFICHCTICQEFTGQAYNDVTILLKPDVSSLNLIRTKFRRWKLPPNISRGLCTRCNKPSIEMALGGNLILIPTTNYPDVAALPKPTMHLFYNRRTSDIEDDLPKYNGFVQSQAMILKALAQGMYKKRVSKR, encoded by the coding sequence ATGAGCAGAGAATTTACCCCACAAGAAGGCTCTTGCTCCTGTTATAGCAATACTTATACGATCAACAATCAGCCCATTGGACGCTTTATCTGCCACTGCACTATTTGCCAAGAATTCACTGGCCAAGCTTATAATGATGTGACGATTTTACTTAAACCCGATGTGAGTTCATTAAACCTTATCAGAACCAAATTTCGCCGTTGGAAACTCCCGCCAAATATTAGCCGCGGACTTTGTACGCGTTGCAACAAACCCAGTATAGAAATGGCGTTGGGCGGCAATCTAATATTAATACCCACAACAAATTATCCTGATGTGGCGGCACTACCCAAGCCAACTATGCATCTATTTTATAATCGCCGCACCAGCGATATAGAGGATGATTTGCCCAAGTACAACGGCTTTGTGCAAAGTCAGGCGATGATCTTGAAGGCGCTTGCTCAAGGTATGTATAAGAAGAGAGTCAGTAAACGCTAG
- a CDS encoding haloalkane dehalogenase yields the protein MKILRTPDSRFANLPDYNFDPHYLMVDDSEDSELRVHYLDEGPRDADPVLLLHGEPSWCYLYRKMIPILTAAGHRVIAPDLPGFGRSDKPASRTDYTYQRHVNWMQSVLDQLDLNNITLFCQDWGGLIGLRLVAENPDRFARVAAGNTMLPTGDHDLGEGFRKWQQFSQEIPQFHVGGTIKSGTVTKLSQAVIDAYNAPFPDESYKEGARQFPLLVPSTPDDPASENNRAAWIELSKWTKPFITLFSDSDPVTAGGDRIMQKIIPGTKGQAHTTIANGGHFLQEDQGEKVAKLLVQFIHDNPR from the coding sequence ATGAAAATACTCAGAACTCCCGATTCGCGTTTTGCAAACCTACCAGATTACAACTTTGACCCGCACTATCTAATGGTCGACGACAGCGAAGACAGTGAGCTGCGCGTGCATTATTTAGACGAAGGACCAAGAGACGCTGATCCAGTGTTACTGCTGCATGGGGAGCCTTCATGGTGTTATCTATATCGTAAAATGATTCCGATACTGACTGCAGCGGGACACCGCGTTATTGCGCCAGACCTCCCCGGTTTTGGGCGCTCAGACAAACCCGCGTCTCGTACTGACTATACTTACCAACGTCATGTCAACTGGATGCAATCCGTACTCGACCAATTAGATCTGAATAACATCACTCTGTTTTGTCAAGATTGGGGTGGACTGATTGGTTTGCGTTTGGTTGCAGAAAATCCAGACCGATTTGCTCGGGTAGCAGCTGGCAACACCATGCTCCCCACCGGCGACCACGATCTAGGTGAAGGTTTTCGTAAATGGCAACAATTCTCGCAGGAAATACCTCAATTTCATGTCGGAGGGACCATCAAGAGCGGTACCGTTACCAAGCTATCACAGGCGGTGATTGACGCCTACAATGCGCCATTTCCTGATGAATCCTATAAGGAGGGTGCTAGACAGTTTCCACTGCTTGTACCCTCGACGCCGGATGATCCTGCTTCAGAAAATAATCGCGCCGCATGGATTGAGCTGAGTAAATGGACAAAGCCCTTTATCACACTATTCAGCGATTCTGACCCAGTGACTGCTGGTGGCGATCGCATTATGCAAAAAATCATTCCCGGAACCAAAGGTCAAGCACATACGACTATTGCCAACGGCGGACATTTTCTTCAAGAAGACCAAGGTGAAAAAGTGGCTAAGCTTTTGGTCCAATTTATTCATGATAACCCGAGATAA
- a CDS encoding glutathione S-transferase family protein encodes MLKFYFHQTPNPMKVAVYLEETALPYELIAIDTLKGEQHSPEYHAINPNGKTPAIEDDGKRVFDSTAILMYLSEKTGKLAGKPEDRSEMLSWLMFIATGLGPFSGQSVHFRHKAPEKTPYAINRYLREAERHYEVLETHMEGREYLVGDEYSIADISAWGWIDKATVVLGEEGLDNYPNLKRWFANISARPAVQKARNIPKGIEFKTEFDDVAARALYPQNFAKPDKNT; translated from the coding sequence ATGCTCAAATTTTATTTTCATCAAACCCCAAACCCGATGAAAGTAGCTGTCTATCTCGAAGAGACTGCCTTGCCGTATGAGTTGATCGCTATAGATACCTTAAAAGGCGAACAACATAGCCCTGAGTATCACGCTATTAACCCCAATGGTAAAACTCCGGCAATCGAAGATGATGGCAAACGCGTGTTTGATTCTACTGCTATCTTGATGTATCTCTCCGAAAAAACAGGGAAATTAGCCGGTAAACCAGAAGATCGTAGCGAGATGCTGTCATGGTTGATGTTTATAGCGACAGGTTTAGGACCGTTTTCTGGTCAATCCGTGCATTTTAGACATAAGGCACCAGAGAAAACGCCTTATGCTATCAATCGCTATCTTCGTGAAGCCGAACGTCATTACGAAGTGTTAGAGACCCACATGGAAGGTCGCGAGTATCTGGTTGGCGATGAGTATTCCATTGCTGATATTTCAGCTTGGGGGTGGATTGATAAAGCAACCGTAGTCTTAGGTGAGGAAGGTTTAGACAACTATCCTAATCTAAAGCGCTGGTTTGCAAATATAAGTGCTCGTCCTGCAGTCCAAAAAGCCCGAAATATTCCTAAAGGCATCGAGTTTAAGACCGAGTTTGATGATGTGGCAGCACGCGCGCTATATCCTCAAAACTTTGCTAAACCCGATAAGAATACCTAA
- a CDS encoding peroxiredoxin-like family protein, which produces MPSNYGQRIQAGVKFPDINVQMLNGDIKSLGTPDNGHDWKLVVVYRGQHCPICTKYLNQLETVKSSFADAGVDIIAVSGDSKEQLESHLEKLDIDFPVAYGLTVEQMNTLGLYISEPRSEKETDHPFAEPGVFVVNADGEIQIVDISNAPFARPELEALANGLAFIRKNDYPIRGTHR; this is translated from the coding sequence ATGCCATCAAATTACGGACAAAGAATTCAAGCTGGTGTCAAATTCCCCGATATAAACGTACAGATGCTAAATGGTGATATAAAGTCACTAGGTACGCCTGATAATGGTCATGACTGGAAATTGGTCGTGGTGTATCGAGGTCAACATTGTCCGATATGTACTAAATACCTCAACCAGTTAGAAACCGTAAAATCGTCATTTGCTGATGCGGGTGTCGATATCATTGCAGTATCAGGTGATAGTAAAGAGCAATTAGAGAGTCATTTAGAAAAATTAGATATCGACTTCCCTGTTGCCTATGGTCTGACTGTTGAGCAGATGAATACGTTAGGACTTTATATCTCAGAGCCACGTTCAGAGAAAGAGACCGATCATCCCTTTGCAGAGCCTGGTGTATTTGTGGTTAATGCTGATGGAGAAATTCAAATCGTTGATATCTCCAACGCACCTTTTGCTAGACCTGAACTTGAAGCCCTTGCGAATGGTTTAGCCTTTATTCGAAAAAATGACTACCCTATTCGCGGTACGCATCGTTAG
- a CDS encoding aspartate dehydrogenase, with the protein MKNVMFIGYGSMARKVHEMLPKNIILSTVLVSTRSAEIIKTELGESIAVITSVDDLIETPDLAVEMSGQDGLKEHAIKILGKSIPLGIISVGAFTDEKFAISLADTAEANGVEIHILAGAVAGIDGIHAASFAGLSDVVYQGKKHPSSWKGSHADRLIDYDNLVEPTVFFTGTAREAAALFPDNSNVAATIAIAGVGLDDTTVELIADPTLEYNIHHIMAKGVFGKLEISMAGLPLVENPKTSSLAAFSALRLCCQIDQVIQM; encoded by the coding sequence ATGAAAAACGTGATGTTTATAGGCTATGGATCTATGGCAAGAAAAGTACATGAGATGTTGCCTAAAAACATTATCCTCTCAACAGTATTGGTCAGCACCAGAAGCGCAGAGATTATAAAAACTGAACTAGGCGAGTCTATAGCTGTGATTACTTCGGTAGACGATTTGATAGAAACTCCTGATTTAGCAGTTGAGATGTCGGGTCAGGATGGGCTCAAAGAACATGCTATTAAAATATTGGGAAAGAGCATCCCACTTGGGATTATATCTGTCGGCGCTTTTACTGATGAGAAGTTTGCTATATCGCTTGCTGATACTGCAGAAGCGAATGGTGTGGAAATTCATATCTTAGCGGGTGCAGTGGCTGGAATTGATGGCATACACGCTGCAAGTTTCGCAGGACTCAGTGATGTGGTTTATCAAGGTAAGAAGCACCCATCGAGCTGGAAAGGAAGCCATGCAGATCGGCTTATTGACTACGATAATTTAGTGGAACCTACTGTGTTTTTTACGGGTACCGCTAGAGAAGCGGCTGCTTTATTCCCTGATAATTCAAACGTTGCCGCTACGATTGCGATTGCAGGCGTTGGCCTTGATGATACAACCGTAGAGTTAATCGCTGATCCAACGCTTGAGTACAATATTCATCATATAATGGCGAAAGGGGTATTCGGTAAGCTTGAGATTAGCATGGCTGGACTGCCATTGGTCGAAAACCCTAAAACCTCAAGTCTAGCAGCATTTAGTGCCTTGCGTTTATGCTGCCAGATCGATCAGGTTATACAAATGTAA
- a CDS encoding MFS transporter → MESPTININKVIDEAKFAPFHWKVLFWCLLIIIFDGYDLIIYGVALPLLMEEWSLTAVQAGFLASAALFGMMFGAMIFGTLSDKIGRKKTIMICVGLFSSFTFFGAFANGPMQFAALRFIAGLGIGGVMPICVALTSEYAPKRIRSTLVAIMFSGYAIGGMASALLGSFLVVDYGWEIMFYIAGIPTLLLPIIWKMLPESLMYLVKEKRHDEAKKIVRKLAPQETITTSTDLILDEPTKGDDAPIKALFLKNRGFTTIMFWVAFFMCLLMVYALASWLPKLMIQAGYSLGASMLFLFALNIGGMVGAIGGGVLADRFHLKPVLTVMFVAGAAALILLGYNSPQVVLYTLIAIAGATTIGSQILLYTFVAQYYPTAVRTTAMGWASGIGRIGAIVGPILTGALLTLELSHQTNFLFIAIPGIIAAVAIFFVNLNAAVDSKKIQEKPVTLDTPIAT, encoded by the coding sequence ATGGAATCACCAACCATAAACATCAATAAAGTTATTGATGAAGCCAAATTTGCTCCTTTTCATTGGAAGGTGCTGTTTTGGTGTCTATTGATCATTATCTTTGATGGTTATGATCTCATCATTTATGGAGTGGCCCTACCGTTACTCATGGAAGAATGGTCATTGACCGCGGTACAAGCAGGCTTTCTTGCCAGCGCAGCACTTTTCGGCATGATGTTTGGTGCCATGATTTTTGGTACTTTGTCTGATAAAATCGGTCGAAAAAAGACCATCATGATCTGCGTCGGTCTATTCAGTAGCTTTACCTTTTTCGGTGCTTTTGCTAATGGTCCGATGCAGTTTGCAGCTTTACGCTTCATTGCTGGTCTTGGTATCGGCGGCGTGATGCCGATTTGTGTGGCGCTGACCTCTGAATACGCCCCAAAGCGTATTCGTAGTACTCTAGTCGCTATTATGTTTAGTGGTTACGCGATCGGCGGTATGGCATCAGCATTATTGGGATCATTTTTGGTGGTAGATTACGGTTGGGAGATTATGTTTTATATTGCAGGCATCCCTACCTTACTCTTACCAATCATTTGGAAAATGCTGCCTGAATCCTTGATGTATTTGGTCAAAGAAAAAAGACATGATGAAGCCAAAAAAATCGTCCGCAAACTTGCACCACAAGAGACTATCACAACCTCTACTGACTTAATCTTAGATGAGCCAACCAAAGGCGATGACGCTCCTATCAAAGCGTTATTCCTAAAAAATAGAGGTTTTACCACCATCATGTTTTGGGTAGCTTTCTTTATGTGCTTGTTGATGGTATATGCTCTCGCCAGCTGGTTACCAAAGCTTATGATTCAAGCAGGTTATTCACTAGGCGCTAGTATGCTGTTCTTATTTGCGCTCAATATTGGCGGTATGGTCGGTGCTATTGGTGGCGGTGTGCTAGCCGATAGATTCCATCTAAAGCCTGTATTAACCGTTATGTTTGTCGCTGGTGCAGCCGCGTTGATATTACTTGGCTACAATAGCCCTCAAGTGGTGCTATATACCCTAATCGCGATTGCAGGTGCTACTACTATCGGCTCACAGATTCTGCTCTATACCTTTGTTGCTCAGTATTATCCGACTGCTGTACGTACGACAGCTATGGGCTGGGCATCGGGTATCGGTCGCATTGGTGCTATCGTAGGTCCTATCTTGACTGGGGCGCTACTCACGCTCGAGCTTAGCCACCAAACGAACTTCTTATTTATCGCCATACCAGGAATAATTGCAGCCGTTGCTATTTTCTTCGTAAACCTTAATGCAGCCGTAGATAGTAAAAAAATTCAAGAAAAACCAGTCACTTTAGACACACCTATAGCGACCTAA
- a CDS encoding M20 family metallopeptidase yields the protein MKRSLLSLVIGIFTFSTFSAHANINIDKEVKSVERKVIEWRRDIHKHPELSNRETRTAALVAKHLKSLGMQVETDIAHTGVVGFLKGAKPGPTVMLRADMDALPVTEKADVPFKSTIVTKYMGEDVGVMHACGHDTHVAMLMGTAEVLAAVKNELHGNIMFVFQPAEEGAPEGEEGGAELMLKQGIFKKHKPEVAFGLHIMSSLNSGQIGYRSGPIMASADTFDITVNGKQTHGSAPWNGVDPISTAAQIVTGVNHIVSRQIDITKEPAIVSFGKIGGGVRDNIIPDSVNMIGTIRNFDMDNRDQIFDKMKTTATHIAIASGAKADVKINKGYPVTINDPALTAQMLPTLKNVAGKDNVLEVPKLTASEDFSFYAQEIPSLFFFLGGTPVGQDVSKAPYNHSPYFYVDESSFKVGTKALSQLAIDYLAMKK from the coding sequence ATGAAACGATCATTATTATCATTGGTTATCGGTATTTTTACTTTTAGCACATTTAGTGCTCATGCCAACATCAATATCGATAAAGAAGTTAAAAGTGTTGAAAGAAAAGTGATTGAATGGCGTCGGGATATTCACAAACATCCCGAATTGAGCAATAGAGAAACTCGTACTGCCGCTCTTGTTGCCAAGCATCTAAAATCACTAGGTATGCAGGTCGAAACTGATATAGCGCATACAGGTGTTGTTGGTTTTTTGAAGGGAGCTAAACCTGGCCCTACAGTGATGCTACGTGCAGACATGGACGCATTACCCGTTACCGAAAAAGCAGATGTGCCTTTTAAATCAACCATTGTGACTAAGTATATGGGTGAAGACGTTGGGGTCATGCATGCCTGCGGACACGATACTCATGTTGCTATGCTAATGGGAACGGCTGAAGTACTAGCTGCGGTTAAAAATGAATTGCACGGCAATATCATGTTTGTATTTCAGCCTGCCGAAGAAGGTGCCCCTGAAGGTGAAGAAGGCGGCGCTGAGCTCATGCTGAAGCAAGGCATATTCAAAAAACATAAACCCGAGGTCGCGTTTGGACTACATATTATGTCGAGCTTAAATAGTGGTCAAATTGGTTACCGAAGCGGCCCTATTATGGCAAGCGCTGATACCTTTGACATAACAGTAAATGGTAAGCAAACTCATGGCTCAGCGCCCTGGAATGGGGTCGATCCTATTTCAACTGCGGCGCAAATCGTTACCGGTGTTAATCATATAGTGAGCCGTCAGATTGATATTACTAAAGAGCCGGCTATTGTCTCATTCGGTAAAATAGGTGGCGGTGTACGCGATAATATTATTCCAGATAGTGTCAATATGATTGGTACTATTCGTAACTTTGATATGGATAATCGCGACCAAATTTTTGATAAGATGAAAACCACGGCCACTCATATCGCAATAGCATCAGGCGCTAAAGCTGACGTCAAAATCAATAAAGGTTATCCAGTTACGATTAATGACCCAGCGCTTACCGCGCAAATGTTACCAACGCTTAAAAATGTAGCAGGTAAAGACAATGTACTTGAGGTGCCTAAACTAACGGCATCTGAAGATTTCTCATTTTATGCCCAAGAAATACCTAGTTTATTTTTCTTTTTAGGCGGCACTCCAGTAGGACAAGACGTTAGCAAGGCGCCATATAATCATTCCCCATACTTTTATGTAGACGAATCATCATTCAAAGTTGGTACTAAAGCGCTTAGCCAACTAGCAATAGATTATTTGGCTATGAAAAAATAA
- the pcaD gene encoding 3-oxoadipate enol-lactonase → MPIFNNQEIALNYATFGDNSNPALIFSNSLGTSYHMWQPQIDALQNDYFIICYDTRGHGKSSAPKGPYSFDQLGQDVIDLLDHLNIDKAFFCGISMGGMTGQWLAINHPERFHHLMLCNTAAKIGNEAAWVDRAQLVREQGLDPIATTAASRWFTASFIDNHPDVVKALSDALAAGSSKGYASCCEALSVADTREQLKTIRVPVTVLVGSEDPVTTVADGQYMVDHIPNAKLATIDASHISNIEQPEAFNKLVRQYLNVQ, encoded by the coding sequence ATGCCTATATTTAACAACCAAGAAATTGCCCTAAACTATGCCACTTTTGGTGATAACAGCAATCCTGCTCTGATATTTTCTAACTCTTTAGGTACCAGCTATCATATGTGGCAGCCGCAAATCGATGCCTTACAAAACGATTATTTTATTATCTGCTATGACACCCGTGGCCATGGTAAGTCTTCCGCACCAAAAGGTCCTTATAGTTTCGATCAGCTTGGACAAGATGTGATTGATTTGCTTGATCATTTAAACATTGATAAAGCATTTTTTTGTGGCATCTCTATGGGCGGCATGACTGGTCAATGGTTAGCTATCAATCATCCTGAGCGCTTCCATCACTTGATGCTATGCAATACCGCCGCAAAGATTGGTAATGAGGCAGCATGGGTAGATCGCGCGCAATTGGTACGTGAGCAAGGTTTAGACCCTATCGCCACTACAGCTGCCTCGCGTTGGTTCACAGCAAGTTTTATCGATAACCATCCTGATGTAGTTAAAGCATTATCTGACGCTCTCGCAGCTGGCAGTAGTAAGGGTTATGCCAGCTGCTGTGAGGCATTATCTGTCGCTGATACTCGCGAGCAGTTAAAAACTATCCGTGTCCCAGTCACAGTGCTTGTAGGTTCTGAAGACCCAGTGACGACGGTTGCCGATGGTCAATATATGGTCGATCATATACCTAACGCTAAGCTAGCTACTATCGATGCCTCGCATATCTCGAATATTGAACAGCCTGAAGCATTCAATAAACTCGTGCGACAATATTTAAATGTTCAATAG
- the pcaF gene encoding 3-oxoadipyl-CoA thiolase, which produces MTDSITGLNNAYIIDAIRTPFGRYGGGLAPVRADDLGAIPIKALIERNANVDWVKVDDVIYGCANQSGEDNRNVGRMSSLLAGLPYQVPATTVNRLCGSSMDALAIAARAIKAGEANLIIAGGVESMSRAPLVMGKSDQAFGRSQKLEDTTMGWRFINPKLDELYGTETMPQTAENVAEQFNINRADQDAFALRSQQRTAAAQEAGFFKDEITPVSIPQRKGEPITVDTDEHPRADTTLEKLTKLRPIVTAEGTVTAGNASGINDGAAAFLVASEQAVKEFSLKPRARIVASTTVGVEPRIMGFAPAPAMKKLLKQTGLSLDEMDVIELNEAFAAQALACTRDLGLSDDSARVNPNGGAIALGHPLGASGARLILTALNQLEKTDKRYAICSMCIGVGQGIAMIIERVVND; this is translated from the coding sequence ATGACTGATTCAATCACTGGTTTAAATAATGCTTATATTATTGATGCCATTCGCACCCCTTTTGGTCGCTACGGCGGCGGTCTAGCACCAGTACGTGCCGATGATTTAGGGGCTATACCTATCAAGGCGCTAATCGAACGTAATGCCAATGTCGATTGGGTAAAAGTAGATGACGTTATTTACGGCTGTGCTAATCAGAGCGGTGAAGACAATCGCAACGTCGGGCGTATGTCGTCGTTACTAGCTGGCCTACCTTATCAAGTGCCTGCCACTACGGTGAATCGCTTATGCGGCTCGTCAATGGATGCGTTAGCGATAGCGGCGCGTGCGATTAAAGCGGGTGAAGCCAACCTTATTATTGCAGGTGGTGTTGAGAGCATGAGCCGTGCGCCATTGGTAATGGGCAAGTCAGATCAAGCGTTTGGTCGTAGTCAAAAGCTCGAAGATACCACTATGGGCTGGCGCTTTATCAATCCAAAGCTTGATGAGCTATATGGTACGGAGACCATGCCGCAAACCGCCGAAAACGTCGCAGAGCAATTCAATATCAATCGCGCTGACCAAGATGCATTTGCATTACGTAGTCAACAACGTACCGCAGCGGCGCAAGAGGCAGGGTTTTTCAAAGATGAGATTACTCCAGTCAGCATCCCGCAACGCAAAGGCGAGCCTATCACCGTCGATACCGACGAGCACCCTCGTGCTGATACCACGCTTGAGAAGTTAACCAAACTGCGCCCTATCGTCACCGCAGAGGGTACAGTAACAGCTGGTAACGCTTCTGGTATCAATGATGGTGCAGCGGCTTTTTTAGTGGCATCAGAGCAAGCCGTTAAAGAGTTTAGTCTCAAGCCGCGTGCACGTATTGTTGCCTCAACTACAGTAGGTGTTGAGCCGCGTATTATGGGCTTTGCTCCAGCACCGGCGATGAAAAAGCTGCTTAAGCAAACTGGACTGTCACTTGATGAGATGGATGTCATTGAATTAAACGAAGCCTTTGCCGCTCAAGCTCTCGCTTGTACGCGTGACTTAGGGTTATCTGATGATAGCGCGCGCGTTAATCCGAATGGCGGTGCCATTGCCCTTGGTCACCCGCTTGGCGCCTCAGGCGCACGTTTAATTTTAACAGCACTCAATCAACTTGAGAAAACTGATAAGCGTTATGCCATATGCTCAATGTGTATTGGCGTTGGACAAGGTATCGCGATGATTATTGAGCGTGTTGTTAACGATTAA